One window of Pseudomonas sp. FP198 genomic DNA carries:
- the treZ gene encoding malto-oligosyltrehalose trehalohydrolase: MPSRTPETWTHGAVLLDSEHTRFALWAPDAFYVSVELDTGESIPMLPQANGWFMIQARCAAGTRYRFNIDGELEVPDPASRAQDGDIDRHSVVVDPHAYQWRHTNWSGRPWYDAVIYELHVGALGGFEGVEQQLARLAGLGVTAIELMPLAQFPGDRNWGYDGVLPYAPQASYGTPDQLKHLIDSAHGHGLAVIIDVVYNHFGPDGNYLHRYAKGFFREDKHTPWGAAIDFRRREVRDFFIENALMWLLEYRFDGLRLDAVHAIEDPDFLQELATTVRQQVDPTRYVWLTVENEHNQASLLEHGYDAQWNDDGHNALHVLLTGETDAYYADYAEQTTEKLARCLSQGFVFQGHTNRHGESRGEPSGHLPPSAFVLFLQNHDQIGNRALGERLHQLAPPQALQAATALLLLSPMIPLLFMGDEVVAEQPFLFFTSHHGELAELVREGRRNEFKAFAAFADSEKRERIPDPNAAGTFDASRPNLEAHQPEQLASETLYRQLLKIRREEIVPRLPAAHALGADVLGHGAVSARWQMGDGSVLRIDLNLSDKPVEHSAPQDAQILFEHPPQAMGLLQQGVLTPHSALVSLTQATTLPNITGERL, encoded by the coding sequence ATGCCGTCAAGGACGCCTGAAACCTGGACCCACGGCGCGGTCTTGCTCGATTCCGAGCACACCCGCTTCGCGCTATGGGCCCCTGATGCCTTTTACGTCAGTGTCGAACTCGACACTGGAGAATCCATACCGATGCTGCCCCAGGCCAACGGCTGGTTCATGATCCAGGCCCGTTGCGCCGCTGGCACTCGTTACCGCTTCAACATCGACGGCGAGCTGGAGGTGCCCGACCCGGCCTCCCGCGCCCAGGACGGTGATATCGATCGCCACAGCGTGGTGGTCGATCCCCACGCCTATCAATGGCGACACACCAACTGGTCCGGTCGCCCCTGGTACGACGCCGTCATTTACGAACTGCACGTTGGCGCCCTCGGTGGTTTCGAAGGCGTCGAACAACAATTGGCACGCCTGGCCGGGCTTGGCGTGACCGCCATCGAACTGATGCCCCTGGCGCAGTTTCCCGGCGATCGCAACTGGGGCTACGACGGTGTACTGCCCTACGCTCCCCAGGCCTCCTATGGCACGCCGGACCAGCTCAAGCATCTGATCGACAGTGCCCACGGCCATGGCTTGGCGGTCATTATCGACGTGGTCTACAACCACTTCGGCCCCGATGGCAACTACCTGCACCGCTACGCCAAGGGTTTCTTTCGCGAAGACAAACACACGCCCTGGGGCGCGGCGATCGACTTCCGACGCCGCGAGGTCCGCGACTTCTTCATCGAAAACGCGCTGATGTGGTTGCTCGAATACCGTTTCGACGGCCTGCGCCTGGACGCCGTGCATGCGATAGAAGACCCGGACTTCCTCCAGGAGCTCGCCACCACGGTGCGCCAACAGGTCGACCCGACGCGCTACGTCTGGTTGACCGTCGAGAACGAACACAACCAGGCCAGCCTGCTGGAGCACGGCTACGACGCCCAGTGGAACGATGACGGGCACAATGCCTTGCACGTGCTGCTGACCGGCGAGACCGATGCCTATTACGCCGACTATGCCGAGCAGACCACGGAAAAGCTCGCGCGCTGCCTGAGCCAGGGGTTCGTGTTCCAGGGCCATACCAACCGCCACGGTGAATCCCGCGGCGAGCCCAGCGGCCACCTGCCGCCGAGCGCTTTCGTATTGTTCCTGCAAAACCACGACCAGATCGGCAACCGGGCCTTGGGCGAGCGCCTGCACCAGTTGGCCCCGCCACAGGCGCTGCAAGCCGCGACCGCCTTGTTGCTGCTGTCACCGATGATCCCGCTGTTGTTCATGGGCGATGAAGTGGTCGCCGAACAACCGTTCCTGTTCTTCACCAGCCACCATGGTGAACTGGCGGAGTTGGTGCGCGAAGGTCGACGCAACGAATTCAAGGCCTTTGCAGCCTTTGCCGATTCCGAGAAACGCGAGCGGATTCCCGACCCGAACGCGGCCGGCACGTTCGACGCTTCACGGCCCAACCTGGAAGCCCATCAACCGGAACAACTGGCCAGCGAAACCCTGTATCGCCAGTTATTGAAGATCCGTCGTGAGGAGATCGTCCCGCGCCTGCCCGCCGCCCATGCCCTGGGCGCGGATGTGCTGGGCCATGGCGCCGTCAGCGCGCGCTGGCAGATGGGCGACGGCAGCGTGTTGCGCATCGACCTGAACCTCAGCGACAAGCCCGTCGAACACAGCGCACCGCAAGATGCGCAGATTCTTTTCGAACATCCACCGCAGGCCATGGGTCTGTTGCAACAAGGGGTGCTCACGCCCCACAGCGCGCTGGTCAGTCTGACGCAAGCGACAACCTTGCCCAATATCACTGGAGAGCGCCTATGA
- the glgA gene encoding glycogen synthase GlgA, producing the protein MISAALEPQQVRSQLPPAAESPTAPVLATGGKALLPVVRQNPNRKKILFVTSEIADLVKTGGLGDVSSALPRAMAGLHDVRVLIPGYPQVMNSGNPIHIIGELGGHAALPPCKIGRMDMADGLVIYVLICPELYAREGSPYGANNGRDWPDNHIRFARLGLAAADIAANLAQIHWCPDLVHAHDWPAGLAPAYMHWRGQRTPTLFTIHNLAYQGVVSLASCPELGIPEHALQQEGMEFYGKLSFLKAGMAYSSHITTVSATYAQEITTPAFGCGLDGFLAAKTQQGLLSGIPNGIDESWDSATDSHLQRQFSIGDWEGKAANAAHVRELFGLDHTSGPLFAVVSRLVYQKGLDLTEAVAEFIVESGGQIAIIGRGEPEEEQAMRELALRFPGKVGVRIGFNETDARRMFAGSDFLLMPSRYEPCGLSQMYAQRFGSLPVARNTGGLADTIEDGITGFLFDESTVESYQQALSRAFKVFEFPELLNAMRCRAMSAPFNWSKAVEPYAELYEQLVAKSLGKSARQ; encoded by the coding sequence ATGATCAGTGCTGCCTTGGAACCACAGCAAGTCCGCTCTCAACTACCGCCGGCGGCTGAATCGCCGACGGCACCGGTGCTGGCCACCGGAGGCAAGGCACTGCTCCCTGTCGTTCGACAGAACCCCAACCGCAAGAAAATCCTGTTCGTGACCTCGGAAATCGCCGACCTGGTCAAGACCGGTGGCCTGGGCGACGTTTCTTCCGCCCTGCCCCGGGCCATGGCCGGCCTGCATGATGTCCGGGTGCTGATCCCCGGGTATCCGCAAGTCATGAACAGCGGCAATCCGATCCATATCATCGGCGAACTGGGCGGCCACGCCGCGCTGCCGCCGTGCAAGATCGGCCGCATGGACATGGCCGACGGCCTGGTGATCTACGTCCTGATCTGTCCCGAACTGTATGCCCGCGAAGGCTCGCCCTACGGCGCCAACAATGGCCGCGACTGGCCGGACAACCACATCCGCTTCGCCCGCCTGGGCCTGGCCGCAGCCGACATCGCCGCCAACCTGGCGCAGATTCACTGGTGCCCGGACCTGGTCCATGCCCACGACTGGCCGGCCGGCCTGGCGCCCGCCTATATGCACTGGCGCGGTCAACGCACCCCGACCCTGTTCACCATCCACAACCTGGCGTACCAGGGCGTGGTCAGCCTGGCTTCCTGCCCGGAGCTGGGCATCCCGGAGCACGCGCTGCAACAGGAAGGCATGGAGTTCTACGGCAAGCTGTCGTTCCTCAAGGCCGGCATGGCCTATTCCAGCCATATCACCACGGTCAGCGCTACCTACGCCCAGGAAATCACCACCCCGGCGTTCGGCTGCGGGCTTGACGGATTTCTTGCCGCCAAAACCCAACAAGGCCTGCTCAGCGGGATTCCCAACGGCATTGACGAGAGCTGGGATTCGGCGACCGACTCACATCTCCAGCGCCAGTTCTCCATAGGCGACTGGGAAGGCAAAGCCGCCAACGCCGCCCACGTCCGTGAGCTGTTCGGCCTGGACCATACCAGTGGCCCGCTGTTCGCCGTGGTATCGCGCCTGGTTTACCAGAAAGGTCTTGACCTGACCGAAGCCGTTGCCGAATTCATCGTCGAGTCCGGCGGGCAGATCGCGATCATTGGTCGCGGCGAGCCCGAAGAAGAACAGGCCATGCGTGAACTGGCGCTGCGCTTCCCCGGCAAAGTCGGCGTGCGCATCGGCTTCAACGAAACCGATGCCCGGCGGATGTTCGCCGGCAGCGATTTCCTGTTGATGCCATCGCGCTACGAGCCCTGCGGCTTGAGCCAGATGTACGCCCAGCGCTTCGGCTCGCTGCCGGTGGCGCGCAATACCGGCGGACTGGCGGACACCATCGAGGATGGCATCACCGGGTTCCTGTTCGACGAATCCACCGTGGAAAGCTACCAGCAGGCCCTGAGCCGGGCTTTCAAGGTATTCGAGTTTCCCGAGCTGCTCAATGCCATGCGTTGCCGGGCGATGTCGGCCCCCTTCAACTGGTCCAAGGCCGTAGAGCCCTATGCCGAGCTTTACGAACAACTGGTAGCTAAATCGCTGGGAAAATCGGCCAGACAATGA
- a CDS encoding D-2-hydroxyacid dehydrogenase family protein, which translates to MAVQIAVIDDWQDVARDVVDWSVLDGIGEVTFLHDYPADRDTLAERLQRFDVICVMRERTRFDEELLRRLPNLKLLLTGGMRNAALDLKAAATLGIQVCGTESYKHAAPELTWALVMALSRNLVAEANALRAGLWQQGLGGDLHGKTLAILGLGSIGTRVAQFGQVFGMRVIAWSENLTAERAAAAGVTYVSKQALFEQADVLSIHLVLSERSRGLVDAQALGWMKPEALLVNTARGPIVDEAALIDALRHKRLAGAALDVFAEEPLPSEHPFRTLDNVLATPHVGYVSRQNYQQFYGQMIEDLQAWAAGKPIRVLAPAS; encoded by the coding sequence ATGGCGGTGCAAATAGCAGTCATCGACGATTGGCAGGACGTCGCCAGGGACGTGGTGGACTGGTCAGTGCTCGATGGCATCGGCGAAGTGACCTTCCTGCACGATTACCCCGCCGACCGCGACACCCTCGCCGAGCGCCTGCAACGCTTCGACGTCATCTGCGTGATGCGCGAGCGCACCCGCTTCGACGAAGAACTGCTGCGCCGCCTGCCCAACCTGAAGCTGTTGCTGACCGGCGGCATGCGCAACGCCGCCCTCGACCTCAAGGCTGCCGCGACACTGGGCATCCAGGTCTGCGGCACCGAGAGCTACAAGCACGCTGCGCCGGAACTGACCTGGGCGCTGGTCATGGCCCTGAGCCGCAATCTTGTAGCGGAAGCCAACGCCTTGCGCGCCGGACTGTGGCAACAAGGCCTGGGCGGTGATTTGCACGGCAAGACCCTAGCGATCCTGGGCCTGGGCAGCATCGGCACGCGCGTGGCGCAATTCGGCCAGGTGTTCGGCATGCGTGTGATCGCCTGGAGCGAGAACCTGACCGCCGAACGAGCCGCCGCAGCCGGCGTGACCTACGTGAGCAAGCAAGCGCTGTTCGAGCAGGCCGATGTCCTCTCGATCCACCTGGTGCTCAGCGAGCGCAGCCGGGGCTTGGTGGACGCTCAGGCCCTGGGCTGGATGAAACCCGAGGCGCTGCTGGTCAATACCGCGCGCGGGCCGATTGTCGACGAGGCGGCCCTCATCGACGCACTCCGGCACAAACGCCTGGCAGGCGCCGCGCTGGACGTATTCGCCGAGGAACCGTTGCCGTCCGAGCACCCGTTCCGAACCCTCGACAACGTGTTGGCCACACCTCACGTGGGTTATGTGAGCCGGCAGAATTATCAGCAGTTCTATGGCCAGATGATCGAGGACCTGCAGGCCTGGGCGGCTGGCAAGCCGATCCGGGTGCTGGCCCCGGCTTCATGA
- a CDS encoding alpha/beta fold hydrolase: MSRLTARWLPSLFLTAALPMLAQAANPPEGPAYGPQLEGFEYPYTLKHFALQSQGKSLQMGYMDVPAQGKANGRTVVLMHGKNFCAATWGDSIKALSDAGYRVIAPDQIGFCTSSKPDHYQYSFQQLAINTQALLKALGVQKAIVLGHSTGGMLATRYALQFPDQVERLAMVNPIGLEDWKALGVPYRTVDQWYERELKLSAEGIRNYERNTYYGGRWKPEFERWVDMLAGLNKGPGHTQVAWNSALIYDMIFTQPVYYEFKDLKVPTLLLIGTSDTTAIGSDIAPPAVKARLGRYEVLGKQVAGLIPQSTLVEFPNLGHAPQMEEPARFHQALLGWLDKPIP; the protein is encoded by the coding sequence ATGTCGCGTTTGACCGCCCGCTGGCTGCCCAGCCTGTTCCTCACCGCTGCCTTGCCAATGCTCGCCCAGGCCGCGAACCCGCCTGAAGGCCCGGCCTATGGCCCGCAGCTTGAGGGTTTCGAGTATCCCTATACGCTCAAGCATTTTGCCTTGCAGTCCCAGGGTAAATCGCTACAGATGGGCTATATGGACGTGCCCGCCCAAGGCAAGGCCAACGGCCGGACGGTGGTGCTGATGCATGGCAAGAATTTCTGCGCCGCCACCTGGGGCGATTCGATCAAGGCGCTCAGTGACGCCGGTTACCGGGTCATCGCCCCGGACCAGATCGGCTTTTGCACGTCGAGCAAGCCGGACCATTACCAGTACAGTTTCCAGCAGTTGGCGATCAACACCCAGGCCCTGCTCAAGGCCCTCGGCGTACAGAAGGCCATCGTGCTGGGCCACTCCACGGGTGGCATGCTTGCCACCCGCTATGCCTTGCAGTTCCCCGACCAGGTCGAACGCCTGGCGATGGTCAACCCCATCGGCCTCGAGGACTGGAAAGCCCTTGGCGTGCCTTACCGCACCGTGGACCAATGGTACGAGCGCGAGCTCAAACTCAGCGCCGAGGGCATTCGCAACTATGAGCGCAACACCTACTACGGCGGGCGCTGGAAACCGGAGTTCGAGCGTTGGGTCGACATGCTCGCCGGCTTGAACAAGGGCCCGGGACATACACAAGTGGCGTGGAATTCGGCGCTGATCTACGACATGATCTTCACCCAGCCGGTCTATTACGAGTTCAAGGACCTGAAGGTCCCCACGCTGCTGTTGATCGGGACGTCCGACACCACCGCCATCGGCAGTGACATCGCCCCGCCGGCCGTGAAAGCCCGGCTGGGCCGTTACGAGGTGCTGGGCAAACAGGTCGCCGGGCTGATCCCGCAGTCGACCCTGGTGGAATTCCCCAACCTGGGGCACGCGCCGCAAATGGAAGAGCCGGCGCGGTTCCACCAGGCCCTGCTCGGCTGGCTGGACAAACCCATTCCCTGA
- a CDS encoding DUF411 domain-containing protein has protein sequence MAHPLHLLALSTLLISALAQAAEPATIDVHRDANCGCCKKWISHLQENGFKVNDHVEADMSAVKQRLGVAPNLRSCHTAEINGKFVEGHVPAEQVLALSKRDDLLGVAAPGMPMGSPGMEMDGMSDAYQVIGLKKDGTQTVVADYPAH, from the coding sequence ATGGCCCATCCCCTGCACCTGCTCGCCTTGAGTACCCTGCTCATTTCCGCCCTGGCCCAGGCCGCCGAACCGGCGACCATCGATGTGCACCGCGATGCCAATTGCGGTTGCTGCAAGAAGTGGATATCCCACTTGCAGGAGAACGGTTTCAAGGTCAACGACCATGTCGAGGCCGACATGAGCGCGGTCAAGCAACGCCTCGGCGTCGCGCCCAACCTGCGTTCCTGCCACACCGCCGAAATCAACGGTAAATTCGTCGAAGGCCACGTTCCGGCCGAGCAAGTGCTGGCATTGAGCAAACGCGACGACCTGCTTGGCGTGGCCGCGCCCGGCATGCCGATGGGCTCGCCGGGCATGGAAATGGACGGCATGAGCGATGCCTACCAAGTGATCGGCCTGAAAAAAGACGGGACGCAAACCGTGGTGGCGGACTATCCGGCCCATTGA
- a CDS encoding fe2+ zn2+ uptake regulation protein translates to MHNAPMPMEGKPGPARMSMSTTNNVFAKPTERGGNEHIRRLLKSYGLRTSLIRLKVIDALLKAAEENRQLGVRGVHSQLLGLDIPLSFLSVREVLKRLCSEGVVSLHADKSYSLHPSAVAVLNAKQ, encoded by the coding sequence ATGCATAACGCACCAATGCCCATGGAGGGCAAGCCAGGACCGGCACGTATGTCAATGAGCACCACCAACAACGTCTTCGCCAAACCAACGGAACGCGGCGGCAATGAACACATCAGGCGTTTGCTCAAGAGCTACGGGCTGCGCACGAGCCTGATCCGCCTGAAGGTGATCGATGCGCTGCTCAAGGCCGCCGAAGAGAATCGGCAACTGGGGGTGCGGGGCGTGCATAGCCAGTTGCTGGGGCTGGACATTCCCTTGTCCTTCCTCAGTGTGCGCGAAGTGCTCAAGCGCCTGTGCAGCGAGGGGGTCGTCAGCCTCCATGCGGATAAAAGCTACAGCTTGCACCCAAGTGCGGTGGCCGTGCTCAACGCCAAGCAGTAG